Below is a window of Quercus robur chromosome 6, dhQueRobu3.1, whole genome shotgun sequence DNA.
GGACCCTGATAAGAGTGCCACGCAAGTTTTTGTTCCTCTGTCTGCATTGCGTCACCCGTGACATCAATCAGAGAATGGATCCCACACCCCAACTCCTTATGTCTCAATCCAACGGTCAAGATTGAACACTGCATCAAGAATCACGTAGCATATATTCGGCCCACGGCCCAAAAGTAAAAAGTTCCATTCTTTTTGGGtccaagtttttaaaaatttgatagCTGTTtgaggaggagagagagaagatgaccATTAACGAAGAAATCAAAGCTCCTCTCAGTaagattttcattttcatttttctttttccttaatttttttttttttttgtttttctcttcaaCTTTCCACTTCTCCAAACAGTAAGCTAAgcatcaaaactttttttttcactcataaTGCACAGTCCGAGCCTCCGATTCGAGCTCTCCGGAAATTCTCTCCGACATCGAGAACTCTCCTATCGAGCAAGTAGCTCTGACGGTTCCGATCACCGACGACACTTCTCTCCCGAGCTTTACATTCCGAACATGGATTCTAGGAACCCTAGCGTGTGGCCTCCTCTCCTTTCTCAACCAATTCTTCTGGTACCGCAAGGAGCCTCTCACGCTAACGTCGATCTCGGCTCAGATCGCGGTGGTTCCGCTGGGCCACCTCATGGCCTCGACGATAACGAAGCGAGCGTTCTTCAAAGGACGGAAGCACGAGTTCACGCTGAATCCAGGCCCGTTCAACGTGAAAGAGCACGTGCTGATCACGATCTTCTCGAACTCGGGTGCGGGTAACGTGTACTCGATTCACGTCGTTAGCGCCGTGAAGCTGTTCTACAAGAAGGAGTTGTCGTTCGTGGTGGCGTTAGTCGTCGTTATAACGTCGCAGGTGATGGGTTTCGGGTGGGCCGGGTTGTTCCGGCGGTACTTGGTGGACCCGGCTGCCATGTGGTGGCCCCAAAATCTCGTCCAAGTCTCGCTCTTCAGGTACTCACTCTCCTCCTTATCGTTCGATCATGTTTCGTTATGGTTTAAGTTTAATTCAACGGTCTTGATAACAAGTGGCCGGTTCGGCGTTGAATGTTGAGTTTGTGTGTAGGGGATTTTGATTATTAATAGATTCTGTTGAAATCTACTACTTTTTTAAATCCACTTGAGACTTGTCTTTGTATAAAGAAACTGAAAGAGTCGTGTTAACCAATGCTTGTAGTTAAAGTTGAATCTTTTATTGAATCTGTGATCTCCATTATTTAAATGCAATCAAAttagttaaaaaattatttgattatttgtttttattgcttttcAATACAGATACCGTAGAAATCCAATAAAGTCAACGGTCATAAGAAAATGCTAAATTAgcacaaatttaaattttactatgTAAATCTTAAAATGACCGTTAGGCCTAGCTAGTGGGCCAGGCCTAGCTATTGTACTATTTATGgtagcaaaatcaaaatatgaaaatactATTGTACCTTTCTAGCGGGAAGAGacaattgtactttttttttttttttttttgggcgggTGGTTTAAAAAGGTTTTTTACTTGTACAATTGTTGTATCTTCGTTGCTAACAAATTCTAACCTGCAATTTCGAAACTTACTTTACTATGATAGAGAttgtttcttcttaaaaaaagaattatgttTGTGCCACAATTTACCCATGTGACGAGTTGTGAGTGATAAAAAGGTGATGGTAGGTCCATGTGGGATCATTTCTTTACCACTCACAACCCGCTAGATGGCGCGAATTGTGACACAAGTTGTGCCACTTTATGTGACACTAacatagctaaaaaaaaaaaaaacataatactCGGTTAGAATAAGCGTTGTTGTACTATTGTAAATGAGACTTGCATATCTACTTGGCATGTCATGGATTACAATGTTGCCAAAAGAATCCATTATCAAACTTTTGGAATCTCCTTTTGCACCACAGAATAGCTATTTTAAGCAGTCAAGCTATAGACAACAAATTTCAACTACTTACTATTACTGCggttgttgtggttgttgtCATTTCCTTGAAGTTTTTGTAGCCATTAGAGTTGTCAACTTCAATACGATTATTGTGAATTCACAGGGCACTACACGAGAAGGAGGAGAGGCCTAAGGGTGGATTAACACGGAACCAGTTTTTCCTCATTGCCTTCGTTTGCAGCTTTGGTTACTATGTCTTTCCAGGTTACCTATTCCCAATGTTGACTTCCTTTTCCTGGATTTGCTGGATATTCCCTACTTCTGTGCTTGCCCAACAGCTAGGTTCAGGGCTTCATGGTCTTGGAATTGGTGCATTGGGGTTTGATTGGTCTAGTGTTTCCGCTTACCTTGGGAGCCCATTGGCCAGTCCGTGGTTTGCTACAGCCAATGTTGCTGTTGGTTTTGCACTTTTCATGTATGTCCTTACCCCTATATCATATTGGCTTAATATCTACAAGGCCAAGACGTTTCCTATATTCTCAGATGGGCTATTCACGTCTACTGGCCAAAAATATAATGTTTCAGCTATAATAGACCCCAACTTCAGCTTTGACAATAAGGCATATGACAGTAAAGGCCCTCTCTATATGAGCACCTTCTTTGCTATAACTTATGGTTTCAATTTTGCCTGCCTTTCTGCCACTATTTTTCATGTGCTCCTCTTCCATGGAAGGTAAGCGCACTTCTCTACTTGAAttgtttgtttgaaatttgTAATGAATCGTTTCCTGATTGTTGTTAGATGTGGGTAACTTAGAATATCCCTGTAATTGTATCTTCTATAGGAAATGGAGACTTGGATGAATTAAATAGGCGATTTTTCATATAGGACAAAAGAACATAAAATAGATATTGTTTTGCTAGAGCGTCTGACCACATGCCTCTCTGTGTTTGTACGTGTATGTGCGATATGGAGTAGCCCTctttaaattgaaaatgattaagtcaatacctatatatatatcacataaTTATCTTCAGGAGAAGTGCATAAGTATGTCATTTTAAGCACCTTTAATTATAAAATCTAGACCTAACAGAAAGTAAATTTGAAGTTTTCTGCTTGTAACTCAAACATCTCAAATTTGTACATCAAGCTTGTGCAATCAAAGAAAGGCAACCAGGCAGGGGTGAACTTATAGCCTTGTATATTGTATTCTATCAATAAGTCACTCATACTTTCAAGGTTGTAGTGAAATATGGCAGCTAAGCAAGTCTGCCCTCCAAGAGAAGAAGATGGATGTGCACACAAAGCTCATGAGAAAATATAAGCAAGTTCCTCAATGGTGGTTTATGTGCCTACTTGTGGTTAACATTGTGGCAACCATATTTGCCTGTGAGTACTACATTGATCAGCTTCAATTACCATGGTGGGGCATCTTGCTAGCATGCAGTCTTGCCTTATTTTTCACTCTTCCTGTTGGAGTCATCACTGCCACAACAAATCAGGTATGTCTCTGCACTATATTACAAATTTTGCATTAAGTTTTATCAATGTGCAGTAAATTCTTCCACAACCATATGCACATTTGACTgtaaatttggggttttttttagttttctatctTTCTATTCACTCACTATAATCAATTCTAGCCATGTAAAACCTAAAATGGCATCTATTTATTCATCCTATATGTCGATTTTAAATTTAACCAGCATTGTTTATCAACTTGTGCATTGAGTGCTACATCTACTACATGCAGTTATTAGTCTTCTTACTTCTAACATGTGTAAATCTTTCTCTCATGAGCAGACGCCAACCTTAAATGTAATCACCGAGTATATTATTGGGTATTTGTATCCAGGATATCCTGTTGCCAACATGTGCTTCAAAGTTTATGGCTACATAAGTATGAAACAGGGGATTACCTTTTTGCAAGACTTCAAGCTTGGTCATTACATGAAGATTCCTCCAAGAGCAATGTTCGTGGCACAGGTCAGTATCTTATGCATTCCTCttcacaactaaaaatattatggaaatgaatttttcaagttctgttttaataaaatgataataatatatttatttattaccgTCCCTTGATTTCCATAGCAATGATTCTTTTCAGGTGGCCGGTACCATAGTAGCAGCGCTTGTGCATTTGGGAACAGCATGGTGGCTAATGGACACAATTCCAAACATATGTGACAGGGCATTGCTTCCAACAGGCAGCCCATGGACTTGCCCTGGTGATCATGTATTCTATGATGCTTCTGTCATTTGGGGTCTGATTGGGCCTCGAAGAATTTTTGGAAATCTTGGCTACTACTCTGCCATCAACTGGTTTTTCTTAGCCGGTGCTATAGCTCCTGTCCTAGTTTGGCTGGCACACAAAGCCTTACCAGACAGGCAATGGATTAGACTTATCACTCTTCCTGTGCTCTTAGGGGGAATGATCAACATGCCTCCAGCCACATCTGTCAACTACATCAGTTGGATTCTTATTGGATTTGCCTCAGGCTTTATTGCTTACAGGTACTATCGTGATTGGTGGAGTCGTCACAATTATGTGCTCTCTGGGGCACTTGATGCTGGATTAGCCTTCATGGGAGTACTGTTGTACTTGTGTTTGGGGATGGAGCATGTTAACCTCAATTGGTGGGGTAGTGACTCCGATGGATGTCCATTGGCTTCATGTCCAACAGCACAAGGAGTTGTAGTTGAAGGCTGCCCGGTTTTCTAAGCAAAACATTAGGATTAGTTTTATGTTGATtagagggaaaaagaaaaggtattgTATTTGTTTACTCTTTACTATTCTTCatagatatatatttgtaaagaaACTGTATATTAGTGATGTGAGTTAGTaagtttttactagttctcatttGGGCCTACcgttaatatcattttttaatcTACTACTAACAATCTACCACATTATcaagtgtcaaattttttatcaaatttgttgtgtttgtagaCTTTCTCTAGTGATATTGGAAATATTGTACTGTTTACCAATACGAAAACTCTTTCATTATGGTGCTCTCTTATAGGTTATAGCTATTACCTAGTGAGTTGTTAACCAAATGGTCCAAACAACTGTGATTGATTTGAAGCAATGCCTTATGCTAGTTCTTGGGACTATGATCTTGCTTTCCTAttcaaaatactaaatataTGTGAAACTCCATCTAATCAAGTGAGAAAGGttaactaaaaaatatgtaatgcTTTCTAAGATATAACCAATGCTTTTTAAGAGTTTCCTCGGTGGCAAATCATCAAGTTGAGTTCTCCAAGTCCTAAATTTTTTCTACATGTTTTTCTCAAAAACCTACATGTTGCTCTTCTAAACCCGCATGCTACGATTTGCCCATACTTGAAAAAGGACAAAGTTAGCCCTCTACTTAGCATTTGTCAGCTATGGCTTTTTATAAAAGGTAAAGATTTTATCACATAACTTATTTCATATTTGTTCACATTCCTTTCTACATCTTAAATGTGATTTCAGATTTTCGTATGTTAAATGTGTACATTACGTGTGCAATTATGGCTATATAATGTGTACAAGTGTGAAAATTGAGTATGAACAAATATTTaccattttataaatatatcatGGCCTTGCCTTTATCTCTATCGGGGTTGAACTTGAGTCTATAGGTGTGTCCAAAAGTTGGCGAGCTGCTAAGCTCGTATGGGTGCTTGACACAGTCATACAATTCCATCTATGCTCCAATCCAAGTTACCCAATCTTGCATTGTCGTCAATGTTTCCCACAGTACCAAAGTCGAGGATGCTATTGCCACCACCATTGCCAGCAACCTAAATACCCTCTCAGCCAACACAAGCAAAAACCATAGTGTGACATATGCATTCCAAGATACCACTCAAATCTGGCACACGAGTCAAGTCAGATTGGGCTCGGGTCaaaaatttattggactaaaaaACATATTGCTAAAATTCTTTAACCCTTAATTAAATCTGTGGTTGAACTTAGCTTCAGGTTATACATAAACAGATAATTAACAACCCATCCCATGCCTGACTCCGTGTAATGCTCCCAATAACTCTTGCTGAGCAAACTGTCGAGCTCCAGccacatagatttttttttggttgaatattTGGATATGATATTAAAGTTGGTTCAAAGCCTTATTGTGCTTAAAGAACTATAGCCTTAGTAGCTATGGAAACCTACACAAAGTATGATTATTTGGTAATTGCATCAACACAAGAAGAAAGTTAATGGGCACGATAACAAAGGGCATCAGACACAAGGTTTGCTTTTGAAAAGTGCATCGACAAATCATGCACTATACCCTGGAAAGAATAGTTGAATGAAAGTGGGCAGTCGtatcaagtttaaaaaaaaagaaaaagaagtacaAGGACTAAGAACAACGTAAAATCCCCTAACATATATATTCGAACATCAAAGGTAAGAGGGAGACTGTGTACATTTCTCTAGGGTAAGAGGCCATCACAAACGGAAGTATGTATCGAGAGTCAATTAAGAAAAATGCCATACctttaaagaaaattcaaatcgaAAGCAATAtgtataaggaaaaaaaaaaaaaaaaaaccaattacaaTTCAGTAAGGTTGGTTGAATGGTTGGACGCTCTGTCCCAAATTGATTGTCTCGAGTAGAGGTGAAAGAGCCCAAATTCGACTCCCATTACTTTGGAAAAGCTCCCTGTGACAGCGATGTACCTCTGTCCACCTGTTGCAACAGTGATTAGTCCCTAGATctaagaccaaaaaaaaaattagaagagtTTGAGAAGTAGTTGAGGAGAAAGGCTCAGTCGGGGAGGAAGAGACATGTGAGAGAGGTAAAAGTGAGGTACGCATTAATTACTCTTATCTACTAGCATCCATTCAACGTTAAATGATAAAAGACTGTCTAAACGGTAAACCAGTCATTAACAGGCCTACTAATGCACTAAACACGGGTTAAGGGATATCTGATGGGACAATAACCCTCTAGTACTACCTATCCCCCAATCATGGGAAGCTACAAGAAGGGGACATAcatgaaaaaagagaaagatttaACAAGTGAAGGATAGAAAATGGGAGTGATAACTGAATTGGAGCTTCCAAGGAAAGGGAGAGAGGGAGTTTTCATAAAAGGGAGGAAGTCATCTTTGTCATTGGAGTTCCTTATTTTGTCATAACAATAACTCAATTGTAttgttctcttttgtttttactcACTGCAAGCAGGGATGGACCCAATATAGGGACTAGGGAACTCGGGCCCCCctgacattttttatttatttttaaaaattttgtatatatattatgatttaaCCAGAATTTGGACCTAAAAGAAATTAGAACTTAGCCCTATCCCTTATaattaatctctctctcccccccccccccccccccctccaaatCAAAATCCTGGCCCAACCTAGTTCTTTATTTGCTCGAGTGCTCTTCTCTAAGTAGTAAGTCCCTCATTTCCCGCATCATATTTTTTCATTAGGGCCTGCACTGcatgaatttttatttgacACTTTGTTTTATTATCATACTTTTACTTCATTTGATATCATTTTCTAGTCGCTTGATCTTACTATAGAATCATTGTTTTTCGGCTCTTTGGCATACTTAGTTTGATACCAACAACGATATACCATCATTATCACTAcacaaaactatatatatatatatatatatatatatgcacatacCATCGATAACAACGATATACCATCGTTTTTGGGAAATGGGTTGGTTTTGTTTTAGTGCAATACTTTGTTGTGTGCTTGGGTTTTATGTAACTTTTTAGGAACCAAAAGACTTTAAAGTTGTTTGtataaaaacctaaaaaactATGTTTTCCCAAGTTCTTTCCTATGGAAGCCTTTTAGAATTGGAGGTTTAGACGGTGTCCAAGGGATGTGGGACTTAAGCTGAACTAGAAATTACCCGTTAGGGTTACTCGTCTAACAATGCAAAAATCAACATCTTCATGTGCAAATATAAATAGTGACCTACATTATGTGCCTTAAATTTACATTATAGGTCCACATTAATAATCGAATTCATCCACATGGTTGTATTGACtatgatatatttatttattcattttctctttgGAACCTAACTCTGTGTGATAtgatatttttctcttttcatacatttatgtgattgttttcttacatgattgtgaattttttatttgtgattgTGAGTCTTTGATTCAGACATTgtctcaatgattttttttatttgttacctctctctctctctccatacatttatataattatatgatcTTTCTCACAAACAATTTTAATGGCTCTGATTTGCTATAATAGTTATATTAGTAAAGTAATTTCTTTGTCATTATTTTAATGGTAAGGTTTCtatccaaactagtttggagagaaacttttcaaacttctcctatatattttttttatttgatgtgaattttgaaaatctaatcgttaaaTGTcatgcatgttctttatgttcttaacacgaATGCAAAATTTCGTTCAAttcggatgttatttattattcaatcaacaaaattatattttatgtataattttagattacaaaaacttaaaatttaaacatttgattgataacatatatattgatctttgatcttcttgaaattttgcaagcatggaggatatatataataagaacatgtaatccaatagttagactttcaaaattcacatataataaaaagatagaGGATAAATTTGAAgggtttttctccaaactagtttgaaaaaaaacattttcatattttaaaaggAGAAGTGGGAGAGGACATTTTGGAGCGTATGATTAGTTAATACTGGTTGGC
It encodes the following:
- the LOC126690591 gene encoding oligopeptide transporter 7-like isoform X1, whose amino-acid sequence is MTINEEIKAPLIRASDSSSPEILSDIENSPIEQVALTVPITDDTSLPSFTFRTWILGTLACGLLSFLNQFFWYRKEPLTLTSISAQIAVVPLGHLMASTITKRAFFKGRKHEFTLNPGPFNVKEHVLITIFSNSGAGNVYSIHVVSAVKLFYKKELSFVVALVVVITSQVMGFGWAGLFRRYLVDPAAMWWPQNLVQVSLFRALHEKEERPKGGLTRNQFFLIAFVCSFGYYVFPGYLFPMLTSFSWICWIFPTSVLAQQLGSGLHGLGIGALGFDWSSVSAYLGSPLASPWFATANVAVGFALFMYVLTPISYWLNIYKAKTFPIFSDGLFTSTGQKYNVSAIIDPNFSFDNKAYDSKGPLYMSTFFAITYGFNFACLSATIFHVLLFHGSEIWQLSKSALQEKKMDVHTKLMRKYKQVPQWWFMCLLVVNIVATIFACEYYIDQLQLPWWGILLACSLALFFTLPVGVITATTNQTPTLNVITEYIIGYLYPGYPVANMCFKVYGYISMKQGITFLQDFKLGHYMKIPPRAMFVAQVAGTIVAALVHLGTAWWLMDTIPNICDRALLPTGSPWTCPGDHVFYDASVIWGLIGPRRIFGNLGYYSAINWFFLAGAIAPVLVWLAHKALPDRQWIRLITLPVLLGGMINMPPATSVNYISWILIGFASGFIAYRYYRDWWSRHNYVLSGALDAGLAFMGVLLYLCLGMEHVNLNWWGSDSDGCPLASCPTAQGVVVEGCPVF